DNA from Streptomyces sp. NBC_01476:
CCGGTCCGTGAGTGTCCGGCAGCCCCCGCCCCGGGAGGGGCAGAGGGGCTGCCGACTGCGCCGGGCGGGCGTCCTAGCGGCCGTTGAAGGCGTCCTTGAGCCGGGAGAAGAGTCCCTGCTGGCCCGGGGCGAACTGGCCGGTGGGGCGCTCCTCGCCGCGGAGCTTGGCCAGCCGGCGCAGCAGATCCTCCTGGTCGGCGTCGAGCTTGTGCGGGGTGACCACCTCGACGTGGACGACGAGGTCGCCGCGGCCGCCGCCGCGCAGGTGGGTGATGCCGCGCTGGTGGAGCGGGATGGACTGCCCGGACTGGGTGCCGGGGCGGATGTCGATCTCCTCCAGGCCGTCGAGCGTCTCCAGCGGGCATTTGGTGCCGAGCGCGGCCGCGGTCATCGGGAGGGTGACCGTGACGTGCAGGTCGTCGCCGCGGCGCTGGAAGACCGGGTGCGGGACCTCGCGGATCTCGACGTAGAGGTCGCCCGCGGGGCCGCCGCCGGGGCCGACCTCGCCCTCGCCGGCCAGCTGGATCCGGGTGCCGTTGTCGACGCCCGCCGGGATCTTGACCGTGAGCGTACGGCGGGAGCGGACACGGCCGTCACCTGCGCACTCCGGGCACGGGTTGGGCACCACGGTGCCGAAGCCCTGGCACTGGGGGCACGGCCGCGAGGTCATCACCTGGCCGAGGAACGACCGGGTGACCTGGGAGACCTCACCGCGGCCGCGGCACATGTCGCAGGTCTGCGCGGTGGTGCCGGGCGCGGCGCCCTCGCCGTTGCAGGTGCCGCAGGTGACCGCGGTGTCGACCTGGATGTCCTTGGTCGTGCCGAAGGCCGCCTCGTCCAGCTCGATCTCCAGCCGGATCATCGCGTCCTGGCCGCGGCGGGTGCGTGAGCGCGGCCCGCGCTGCTGCGACTGCCCGAAGAACGCGTCCATGATGTCGCTGAAGTTGCCGAAGCCGGCCCCGAAGCCCCCCGCCCCGCCGCCGCCTCCGCCCGCAGCGGAGAGCGGATCACCGCCGAGGTCGTAGACCTGCTTCTTCTGCGGGTCGGAGAGCACCTCGTAGGCGGCGTTGATCTCCTTGAACCGCTCCTGCGTCTTGGGGTCCGGATTGACGTCCGGGTGCAGTTCGCGGGCGAGCCTGCGGAATGCCTTCTTGATCTCGTCCGGTCCGGCGTCGCGGCGCACGCCGAGGACGGCGTAGTAGTCCGTGGCCACTTACGACTCCGCCAGGATCTGTCCGACGTAACGTGCCACTGCGCGTACCGCTCCCATCGTTCCGGGGTAGTCCATGCGGGTCGGTCCGACCACGCCGAGTTTGGCGACTGCCTCGTCGCCCGAACCGTAGCCGACCGCCACCACGGAGGTGGAATTGAGGCCCTCGTGAAAATTCTCATGCCCGATCCGGACCGTCATGGTCGCGTCCGCGGTCTCGCCGAGCAGTTTCAGGAGCACCATCTGCTCCTCCAGCGCTTCGAGGACCGGGCGGATCGTCAGCGGGAAGTCATGGTTGAACCGGGTGAGGTTCGCCGCGCCGCCCAGCATGATGCGCTCCTCCTTCTCCTCGACGAGCGTTTCGAGGAGGGTGGCGAGCACGCCGGACACCGCGGGGCGGTCGTCCGGTTCGAAACTCTCCGGCAGATCCTGCACCAGCGGCGGCACATCGGCGAACCGCCGGCCGACCACCCGGCTGTTGAGCCGGGCCCGCAGATCCGCCAGCACCGTCTCGCCCACCGGGGCGGCGCAGTCGATCAGCCGCTGCTCGACTCGGCCGGTGTCGGTGATCAGCACCAGCATCAGGCGAGCGGGCGCCAGGGAGAGCAGCTCCACGTGCCGGACCGAGGAGCGGACCAGCGACGGGTACTGCACGACCGCGACCTGCCGGGTCAGCTGCGCCAGCAGCCGTACCGTCCTCGCCACCACGTCGTCGAGGTCGACGGCGCCGCCCAGGAAGTTCTGGATCGCGCGCCGCTCGGCGCCGGAGAGCGGTTTGACACCGGCGAGCTTGTCGACGAAGAGCCGGTAGCCCTTGTCGGTGGGGATGCGGCCGGCGCTGGTGTGCGGCTGGGCGATGTAGCCCTCGTCCTCCAGTACGGCCATGTCGTTCCGCACGGTGGCGGGCGACACCCCGAGCTGGTGGCGCTCGGTCAGCGCCTTGGAGCCGACCGGCTCCTCGGTGCCGACATAGTCCTGCACGATGGCACGCAGCACTTCGAGTCTGCGTTCGCTCAGCATCGCGCACCTCCCTGCCGTGGGCCCTGAGCCGCCTGGCCTGGCACTCGTCCGATTCGAGTGCCAGCTTTCCCGCAGCAAGTGTACGGCGAGCGGGCAAGGCCTCGGCAAGACCGACCGCCGAACCTGTCGCACGTACTCGGACAACTCCGGGCGGATGCCGCGGCGGGGCGGCTCAGGAATACGGGGGCGCCGGTTGCGATGGGGGCGTACGCGACGCGATCGGGTGGTGAATGGCGGGGCAACGCTGTCACCACGGCGCGCGCCGCCGGGCGCACGGCGATAGCGTCGCCCTCGTGGATTCTGTGGAGAGCGCGCAGGCGCCGGGCGCCGGGGGTTCGGTGTGGGAGCACCTGGCCCCCGGAGTAGCGCGCCGGCGACTGCCCCATCTCGATGTGACGGTCGGCCTGGTGGTCGGCGCCGACGGTGTGCTGCTGATCGACACCGGGTCCACGCTGCGCGAGGGCGCCGAGCTGCGGCAGCAGGTGGTGGCGCTGACCGGGCGCGAGGTGACGCATGTCGTCCTCACCCACGGGCACTTCGACCATGTCCTCGGCGCGGCGGCGTTCACCCAGGCCGGCGCCGAGGTGTACGCGCAGGTGTCGCTGGACGGCCGGCTGCGCCATGAGCGCGACGCGCTCCGGGAGACGGCGGTACGGCACGGCACGGATCCGGCGGAGGCCGCGGAGGCGGTCAGGGCGCTGGTGCCGGTGGACCGGCCGGTCGACGGCGAGCTGGCGCTGGACCTCGGGGAGCGGCCGGTGCGGCTGGTGCACCCCGGCGCCGGGCACACCGGGCACGACCTGGTGGTGGTCGTACCCGGTGCGAGCGCCAGCGACCCGACGGTGGTCTTCTGCGGCGACCTGGTGGAGGAGTCGGGGCAGCCGCAGGCCGACGAGGACGCGGTGCCGGGCGCCTGGCCGGCCACGGTGGACGCGGTGCTGGCGCTCGGCGGCGAGACCGCGCGGTACGTGCCGGGGCACGGGGCGGTGGTGGACGCGCGATTCCTGCGTACGCAGCGGGACGCGCTCGCCGAACGCTTCGGCGCGGGCGGTTAGCGTCCTACGATCTCCCCCATGCGCAGCAGGAGTTACGACGGCGACCTGACGCCTCCGTGGAAGAAGTCCGCGCCCGTGCCCGAGGTGGCGGCCGAGGCGGATCTGGTGGTCGAGGACGCCGGCACCGGTTTCTGCGGGGCCGTGGTCCGGGTCGAGCGGACCGCGGAGGGCTTCACCGTCACCCTGGAGGACCGCTTCGGCAAGCACCGGGTCTTCCCGATGACGCCGGCCGCCTTCCTCCTGGAGGGCCGGCCGGTCACCCTCGTCCGGCCGCCCGCCGCACCCGCCCCGCGCGGCCCGCTGCTGTCCGCTTCCGGCTCCATCGCGGTCACCGGCGCCAAGGCCCGGGTGGCCAGGGCCGGGCGGATCTACGTCGAGGGCCGGCACGACGCCGAACTCGTGGAGCGGGTCTGGGGCCACGACCTGCGGGTCGAGGGGGTCGTGGTGGAGTACCTGGAGGGGGTGGACGACCTGCCCGCGATCGTGGCGGCCTTCTCCCCCGCCCCCGGCGCGCGTCTCGGCGTCCTGGTCGACCACCTGGTGCCCGGCTCCAAGGAGTCCCGGATCGCGGCCTCCGCGGCAGGTCCTGACGTCCTGGTCGTCGGCCACCCGTACATCGACATCTGGGAGGCGGTGAAGCCCGCCTCCGTCGGCATCCGGGAGTGGCCCCGCGTCCCGCGCGGCGAGGACTGGAAGACCGGCGTCTGCCGCGCCCTGGGCTGGACCGGCCTCACCACCGGCGAGGCGTGGCAGCGCATCCTGGCGTCCGTCGGCTCCTACCGCGACCTCCAGCCGGAACTGCTGGGCCGCGTCGAGGAACTGATCGACTTCGTGACCGCGCCCTGAGGAGCCCGGGGAGAGCTCGCGCCGCCGCGGAACGAGGTCCAGGGGCGGCCCGGACGGGGCCGGCGCCGGCCGGCGGTGGTCAGTCGACCAGGTCGCGCACGACCGCGTCGGCCAGCAGGCGGCCCCGCAGTGTAAGGACGGCGCGGCCCTGCTGGTAAGGGGCGGGTTCAAGGAGACCGTCCCTTACCGCGCGCTCGGCGGCCCGGGCGCCGTCCGGGGCGAGGAGGTCCAGCGGGCAGCCGGCCGACAGACGCAGCTCCAGCAGGATGCGCTCCACCCGGCAGTCCTCGGCGGTGAGGATCTCCCGCCCGGCACCCGGGGTGCGGGCCTCGGCGAACGCCTGCGCGTAGGCGCCGGGGTGCTTGACGTTCCACCAGCGGACACCGCCGACGTGGCTGTGCGCGCCGGGGCCGGCGCCCCACCAGTCGGCGCCGGTCCAGTAGAGCTCGTTGTGGGTGCAGCGGGCGGCCTCGGTCGTGGCCCAGTTGGAGACCTCGTACCAGGAGAAACCGGCCTCGGCGAGGCGTTCGTCGGCGATGAGATACCGGTCGGCGTGCACGTCGTCGTCGGTCATCGGCACCTCGCCCCGGCGGATCCGCCGGGCCAGCCCCGTACCCTCCTCGACGATGAGCGCGTACGCCGAGACGTGGTCGGGCCCGGCGCCGATCGCCGCGTCCAGGGAGGCCCGCCAGTCGTCGTCGGACTCGCCCGGGGTGCCGTAGATGAGGTCGAGGTTGACGTGCTCGAAGCCGGCCGCGTGTGCCTCCGCGACACAGGCCTGCGGGCGGCCCGGGGTGTGGTTGCGGTCCAGGACGCGCAGCACGTGCTGCCGGGCGCTCTGCATGCCGAAGGACATCCGGTTGAAGCCGCCGTCGCGCAGGGCGGCGAGATAGGCCGGGTCCACCGACTCGGGGTTCGCCTCCGTGGTGACCTCGGCGCCGGGCGCCAGACCGAACTCCTCGCTGATCGCGCCGAGCATCCGCACGAGGTCCGCGGCGGGCAGCAGGGTGGGGGTGCCGCCGCCGACGAAGACGGTGTCGACCGGCCGCGGGTCGTCGCCCAGCACCTTGCGGGCCAGCCGGACCTCCTCGATCAGGACGTCCGCGTAGTTGTCCCGGGAGGCCAGCGCCCCGCCGGAGCCGCGCAGCTCGCTCGCCGTGTAGGTGTTGAAGTCGCAGTAGCCGCAGCGGGTCGCGCAGTAGGGAACGTGCAGATAGAAGCCGAGCGGCCGGCCGGCGGCTCCGTCCAGCGCGTGCGGCGGCAGCGCGCCGTCGGCGGGGACGGGTTCGCCGTCGGGGAGTACGGAAGGCATCTCCCCAGTATCCGGCACCGGCCGCGATCGCCGGACGGTGCGCCCGGGGGCACCCGCTGCCGGCTGCTTGTGGCTACTGGGCCTGGAGCACCAGCAGGGCCAGGTCGTCGGACGGGGGCGCCGTGTCGTAGTCGTGCACCGCCTGCCGGATGTGCTCCGCGACGCCGGCCGCGCCCAGGCCCGTACAGCCGCGCAGTGCCTGCGCCAGGCCGTCGTCGTCGTCGAACATCAGCGGGCCGCGGCGCCGCTCGGTGACGCCGTCGGTCACACAGAGCAGGGTGTCGCCGGGAGCGAGGTCGAAGGACTCGCTGCGGTAGTGGGCGTCGTCGGAGATGCCGAGCAGGATCTGCGGGGTGGCCGCGGGGCGCACCAGTCCGCCGGGGGTGAGGACCAGCGGCAGCGGGTGGCCGGCCGAGGCGAGGGTGCAGCGGGCCCCGCGGCCCGGTCCGTACGGCAGCACCTCGCCGTAGAGCAGGGACAGGAAGCGGGGCTGGCCGCCCTCCCAGGCCGCGGTCTCGCCGACCAGGGCGGTGGCCGCCTCGTCGGCGAGCGCCTTGTTGAGGCGGTCCAGCACGTCGCAGACGCCGTAGCCCTCGCGGGCCAGCAGCCGCAGCACCGGGCGGGCGATGCCGGTCAGGGCGGCGGCCTCCGGGCCGCTGCCGCAGACGTCGCCGAGCGCGAAGCACCAGCGGCCGTCGCCGGCCGGGAAGAGGTCGTAGAAGTCGCCGCCGACCCAGTCGCCGGCCATCGGTTCGTAGACCACCGCGTGCTCGACGCCGGGGATACGGGCGGTGGCGGGCGGCAGCAGGCCGCGCTGCAGCACGGTGCTGATACGGGCCTGGCGGGCGTACTGCCGGGCGGTGCCCATCGCCAGCGCCACCCGGCGCGAGAAGTCCTCGATCAGGCTGATGGCCTCGGCGGGCAGCCCGGGCGGGCCGGTGCGGCCCAGCAGCAGGGTGCCGTAGCAGTGGCCGGCCGCGATCAGCGGTACGGCCAGGGCGCTGCCGAGGTCGCCGGGGACCGCGGGGACGGCCGGCCAGGCCAGCGGCTGCACCCCGGGCCGGGTGGAGGGCGCGGGCGGGAAGCGCTCCAGTACGGTCCGCAGCGGGTCGAGCAGCTGCTCGGCGCTGTGCCAGACCCGGGAGAGCCGGGGGGCGGCCCCGGCCGGGTAGAGCCAGACCGCGCACCAGTCGGCGAGCCGCGGCACGAGTAACTGGGTGGCCAGCGAGGCCACGTTGTCCTCGTCGAGCTGACCGGCCAGCAGGTCGGAGGCTTCGGCGAGGAAGGTGAGGCTGCCGCGGCCGACCCAGTCGATGTCGGCGCGGCGCGGCAGATCGGGGGGCGGGGTGGGGGCCAGCAGCGGCTGGTCCGGGTCGGTGCGGGGGCAGGGGACCCGCTCGCCGGCCGCTTCGAAGCTGCACCAGACCGTCTTGTGGTCCCGGTGGTACGTGACGCCCCAGACGTCGGAGAGCGCGGCGACCAGGTACAGGCCGCGGCCGCCTTCGCGGTGGTCGTCGGGCTGCTCGGTGCTGCCGCGCAGCACGCGGCCGGGGTGGCGGTCGGCCACCTCGATCACCAGGGAGTCGGCGTCCAGCCGGCAGACGATCTCCACGGTGGTGCCGGCGTGCACGACGGCATTGGTGACCAGTTCGCTGATCAGCAGGGTCGCGTCATAGACGAGCCGGTCCTCGAAGCCGTCGGACGAGGGCAGGCCCTGGCTGGACCACTCCGCGAGTGCGGCCTGCAGGAACCGCCGCGCGGCCCCTGCGGCCAACTCGTCGGCGGGCACGCGGCCCCGCCGCACACCACCTTGCAAGACCTCGACCGTCGCCACACCGCCAGAGTGACACCCCGCCCCCTACCCTGCGCGCACAGTCACGAATGTTCGTCCCTAAGGGTCTCTTTTCGCCAATTTCCCCCGCGCTTTCCGCCAATCCACTACAGTCCACCCCATCCCCCGGACCGCCCCAGCATCACTCGCAGCATCGCCGCAGGTCAGCGCTCTTTCCGCCACCGGCGACGGCCGGGACCGGCCCCCCCGGCACCAAACGCCGAGGCCCCTGCCGGTGCCGGGCCCGGCACCGGCAGGGGCCTCTTCCCCGGAGGGGAACTCACGCCTCGCGGGCGCCGGCGTACATCTCCTCGATCAGGGGGGCGAACTCCCGCTCCACGACCGGCCGCTTGAGCTTGAGGGACGGTGTGAGGTCACCGTGTTCGACGTCGAGGTCACGCGGGAGGACCCGGAACTGGCGGATCTGCTGCCACCGCTGCAGGCCGTCGTTGACGCGGGCGACGTACCCCTCCATCAGGGTGCGCACCTCGGGCGAGACGACGACCTCCGCGTACGGCCGGCCGCCGAGTTCGTGCTCCTCCGCCCACTTCAGCAGCGTCGGCTCGTCGAGCGCGAGCAGCGCCGTACAGAAGTTGCGCCCCCCGCCGATGACCAGCACCGCGCTGACGAAGGGGCACACCGCCTTGAACTGCCCCTCCACCTCGGCCGGCGAGATGTACTTGCCGCCCGACGTCTTGATCAGATCCTTCTTGCGGTCGGTGATCTTGAGGAAGCCGTCCGGCGACAGCTCACCGATGTCCCCGGTGTGGAACCACCCGTCGGGCTCCAGCACCTCCGCGGTCTTCTCCGGCAGCCCGTGGTAGCCCTGCATGATGCCGGGGCCGCGGAGCATGACCTCGCCGTCCTCGGCGATGCGCACCTCAAGGCCGGGCAGCGCCTTGCCGACCGTGCCGGTGCGGTACGCCTCCCCGGGGTTGACGAAGCTCGCCGCGCTGGACTCGGTGAGCCCGTAGCCCTCCAGGATGTGGATGCCGGCGCCGGCGAAGAAGAACCCGATCTCCGGCGAGAGCGCGGCGGACCCGGAGACGCAGGCCCGCAGCCGCCCGCCGAACGCCGCACGGAGCTTGGCGTAGACCAGCTTGTCGGCGACCGCGTGCTTCGTGCGCAGCCCCAGCGGCACCGTGGGGACCCCGGTCAGCCGCATGCTGTTCTGCGCGGCCTTGGCGTACTCGCGGGCCACCCCGGCCGCCCACAGGAAGATCTTGTACTTGGCCGCGCCGCCCTCCCGGGCCTTCGCGGCGACTCCGTTGTAGACCTTCTCGAAGATGCGCGGCACCGCGGCCATGTACGTGGGCCGGACCACCGGCAGATTCTCGATGATCTTGTCGACCCGGCCGTCCACCGCCGTGACGTGCCCGACCGTGATGTGTCCTGCGGTGAGCACCTTGCCGAAGACATGCGCGAGCGGCAGCCACAGGTACTGCACGTCGTTCTCGTCGAGCAGCCCCACCCCCTGGATGGCGCGGGCCATGTACGACCACGCGTCGTGCGGCAGCCGTACGCCCTTGGGGCGGCCGGTGGTGCCGGAGGTGTAGATCAAGGTGGCGAGCTGGTCCCTGGTGAGCGCGGCGACCGCGTCGGTCACCGCGCCGGGGTGCTGCTCCAGATACGCCGCGCCGCGCTTCTCCAGGTCGGCCAGTGACAGCACCCACCCGTCGCCGTCGGCGTCGGCCGCCCCGGCCGGGTCGAAGACCACCACGTGCTGGAGCTCGGGCAGCTCGGCGCGCCGCTCGCGGGCCTTGGCGAGCTGCCTGGCGTCCTCGGCGAAGAGCACCCGGCTGCCGGAGTCGGCCAGGATGAACGCGGTCTCCTCGGCGTTGGTGCTCGGGTAGACCGTGGTGGTGGCGGCGCCGGCGCAGAGCACGCCGAGGTCGGCGAGGATCCAGTCGACGCTGGTGTTGGCGGCGAGCGCCACCCGCTCCTCGGGCCGTACGCCCAGCTCCATCAGGCCCGCCGCGATGGCGTGCACCCGGTCGGCGGCCTGCGCCCAGGTGAGCGTCTCCCAGCCGTCGGGGCCGGACTCGGCCGGCACCGGGTAGCGGTACGCCTCGGCATCGGGTGTCGCCGCGACCCGCTCCAGGAAGAGCGTGGCCACGGAGGGCGGCCGATTCTCGAGCAACGTCTGTGTGTCGGTCACCACAACCTCCGGGGCACGCGCGGCGTTCTTCTTAACTCACCAGTAACTATCCGTCGGATCAGAGTAGAGGGCCGACGCCCCGGACGTAAGGGGCGCGGCCCGCAACACCTGCTGAGCGGGGGATTTTCTGCGCGACGCCAACCCGGAAGGGCTACTTCTTCGCCTTGGACTCGCCGTCGGAGTCGCTGGAGAGCACCGCGATGAAGGCTTCCTGCGGCACTTCCACACTGCCGACCATCTTCATCCGCTTCTTGCCCTCCTTCTGCTTCTCCAGCAGCTTCCGCTTCCGGGAGATGTCACCGCCGTAGCACTTGGCGAGGACGTCCTTGCGGATCGCCCGGACCGTCTCGCGGGCGATCACCCGGGCGCCGATGGCCGCCTGGATGGGCACCTCGAAGTTCTGCCGCGGGATCAGCTCGCGCAGCTTGGCGACCAGCCGGACGCCGTACGCGTACGCCTTGTCCTTGTGGGTGATCGCGGAGAAGGCGTCCACCTTGTCGCCGTGCAGCAGGATGTCGACCTTGACCAGGTCGGCGCTCTGCTCCCCGGTGGGCTCGTAGTCCAGCGAGGCGTAGCCGCGGGTCTTGGACTTGAGGTTGTCGAAGAAGTCGAAGACGATCTCGGCGAGCGGCAGGGTGTAGCGGATCTCCACCCGGTCCTCGGAGAGGTAGTCCATGCCGAGCAGCGAGCCGC
Protein-coding regions in this window:
- the dnaJ gene encoding molecular chaperone DnaJ, whose product is MATDYYAVLGVRRDAGPDEIKKAFRRLARELHPDVNPDPKTQERFKEINAAYEVLSDPQKKQVYDLGGDPLSAAGGGGGGAGGFGAGFGNFSDIMDAFFGQSQQRGPRSRTRRGQDAMIRLEIELDEAAFGTTKDIQVDTAVTCGTCNGEGAAPGTTAQTCDMCRGRGEVSQVTRSFLGQVMTSRPCPQCQGFGTVVPNPCPECAGDGRVRSRRTLTVKIPAGVDNGTRIQLAGEGEVGPGGGPAGDLYVEIREVPHPVFQRRGDDLHVTVTLPMTAAALGTKCPLETLDGLEEIDIRPGTQSGQSIPLHQRGITHLRGGGRGDLVVHVEVVTPHKLDADQEDLLRRLAKLRGEERPTGQFAPGQQGLFSRLKDAFNGR
- the hrcA gene encoding heat-inducible transcriptional repressor HrcA; translation: MLSERRLEVLRAIVQDYVGTEEPVGSKALTERHQLGVSPATVRNDMAVLEDEGYIAQPHTSAGRIPTDKGYRLFVDKLAGVKPLSGAERRAIQNFLGGAVDLDDVVARTVRLLAQLTRQVAVVQYPSLVRSSVRHVELLSLAPARLMLVLITDTGRVEQRLIDCAAPVGETVLADLRARLNSRVVGRRFADVPPLVQDLPESFEPDDRPAVSGVLATLLETLVEEKEERIMLGGAANLTRFNHDFPLTIRPVLEALEEQMVLLKLLGETADATMTVRIGHENFHEGLNSTSVVAVGYGSGDEAVAKLGVVGPTRMDYPGTMGAVRAVARYVGQILAES
- a CDS encoding MBL fold metallo-hydrolase, whose product is MDSVESAQAPGAGGSVWEHLAPGVARRRLPHLDVTVGLVVGADGVLLIDTGSTLREGAELRQQVVALTGREVTHVVLTHGHFDHVLGAAAFTQAGAEVYAQVSLDGRLRHERDALRETAVRHGTDPAEAAEAVRALVPVDRPVDGELALDLGERPVRLVHPGAGHTGHDLVVVVPGASASDPTVVFCGDLVEESGQPQADEDAVPGAWPATVDAVLALGGETARYVPGHGAVVDARFLRTQRDALAERFGAGG
- a CDS encoding DUF3097 domain-containing protein, whose protein sequence is MRSRSYDGDLTPPWKKSAPVPEVAAEADLVVEDAGTGFCGAVVRVERTAEGFTVTLEDRFGKHRVFPMTPAAFLLEGRPVTLVRPPAAPAPRGPLLSASGSIAVTGAKARVARAGRIYVEGRHDAELVERVWGHDLRVEGVVVEYLEGVDDLPAIVAAFSPAPGARLGVLVDHLVPGSKESRIAASAAGPDVLVVGHPYIDIWEAVKPASVGIREWPRVPRGEDWKTGVCRALGWTGLTTGEAWQRILASVGSYRDLQPELLGRVEELIDFVTAP
- the hemW gene encoding radical SAM family heme chaperone HemW; protein product: MPSVLPDGEPVPADGALPPHALDGAAGRPLGFYLHVPYCATRCGYCDFNTYTASELRGSGGALASRDNYADVLIEEVRLARKVLGDDPRPVDTVFVGGGTPTLLPAADLVRMLGAISEEFGLAPGAEVTTEANPESVDPAYLAALRDGGFNRMSFGMQSARQHVLRVLDRNHTPGRPQACVAEAHAAGFEHVNLDLIYGTPGESDDDWRASLDAAIGAGPDHVSAYALIVEEGTGLARRIRRGEVPMTDDDVHADRYLIADERLAEAGFSWYEVSNWATTEAARCTHNELYWTGADWWGAGPGAHSHVGGVRWWNVKHPGAYAQAFAEARTPGAGREILTAEDCRVERILLELRLSAGCPLDLLAPDGARAAERAVRDGLLEPAPYQQGRAVLTLRGRLLADAVVRDLVD
- a CDS encoding SpoIIE family protein phosphatase: MATVEVLQGGVRRGRVPADELAAGAARRFLQAALAEWSSQGLPSSDGFEDRLVYDATLLISELVTNAVVHAGTTVEIVCRLDADSLVIEVADRHPGRVLRGSTEQPDDHREGGRGLYLVAALSDVWGVTYHRDHKTVWCSFEAAGERVPCPRTDPDQPLLAPTPPPDLPRRADIDWVGRGSLTFLAEASDLLAGQLDEDNVASLATQLLVPRLADWCAVWLYPAGAAPRLSRVWHSAEQLLDPLRTVLERFPPAPSTRPGVQPLAWPAVPAVPGDLGSALAVPLIAAGHCYGTLLLGRTGPPGLPAEAISLIEDFSRRVALAMGTARQYARQARISTVLQRGLLPPATARIPGVEHAVVYEPMAGDWVGGDFYDLFPAGDGRWCFALGDVCGSGPEAAALTGIARPVLRLLAREGYGVCDVLDRLNKALADEAATALVGETAAWEGGQPRFLSLLYGEVLPYGPGRGARCTLASAGHPLPLVLTPGGLVRPAATPQILLGISDDAHYRSESFDLAPGDTLLCVTDGVTERRRGPLMFDDDDGLAQALRGCTGLGAAGVAEHIRQAVHDYDTAPPSDDLALLVLQAQ
- a CDS encoding AMP-dependent synthetase/ligase → MTDTQTLLENRPPSVATLFLERVAATPDAEAYRYPVPAESGPDGWETLTWAQAADRVHAIAAGLMELGVRPEERVALAANTSVDWILADLGVLCAGAATTTVYPSTNAEETAFILADSGSRVLFAEDARQLAKARERRAELPELQHVVVFDPAGAADADGDGWVLSLADLEKRGAAYLEQHPGAVTDAVAALTRDQLATLIYTSGTTGRPKGVRLPHDAWSYMARAIQGVGLLDENDVQYLWLPLAHVFGKVLTAGHITVGHVTAVDGRVDKIIENLPVVRPTYMAAVPRIFEKVYNGVAAKAREGGAAKYKIFLWAAGVAREYAKAAQNSMRLTGVPTVPLGLRTKHAVADKLVYAKLRAAFGGRLRACVSGSAALSPEIGFFFAGAGIHILEGYGLTESSAASFVNPGEAYRTGTVGKALPGLEVRIAEDGEVMLRGPGIMQGYHGLPEKTAEVLEPDGWFHTGDIGELSPDGFLKITDRKKDLIKTSGGKYISPAEVEGQFKAVCPFVSAVLVIGGGRNFCTALLALDEPTLLKWAEEHELGGRPYAEVVVSPEVRTLMEGYVARVNDGLQRWQQIRQFRVLPRDLDVEHGDLTPSLKLKRPVVEREFAPLIEEMYAGAREA